From Periophthalmus magnuspinnatus isolate fPerMag1 chromosome 12, fPerMag1.2.pri, whole genome shotgun sequence, a single genomic window includes:
- the pmchl gene encoding pro-melanin-concentrating hormone, like — protein MKTWWSSSVLVAALILECCAVSAAAPMSKAEEGSLEQDTLASLLSDDMNETNLSEVEVSSKLRPKVIVVGDPSLWQSLRSLHSGTGLFKRRTEEEHQDLNIPILRRDTMRCMVGRVYRPCWEV, from the exons ATGAAGACATGGTGGTCGTCCAGCGTCCTGGTAGCAGCTCTCATCCTCGAGTGCTGCGCCGTGTCTGCCGCTGCGCCCATGAGCAAAGCAGAGGAAGGATCCCTGGAGCAGGACACACTGGCCTCTCTGCTGAGCGATGACATGAATGAAACCAACCTGAGCGAAGTGGAG GTGAGCTCTAAGCTGCGCCCCAAAGTGATCGTGGTGGGGGACCCCAGTCTGTGGCAGAGTCTGCGGTCCCTCCACAGCGGGACAGGCCTGTTCAAGAGGAGGACGGAGGAGGAGCACCAGGACCTGAACATCCCCATCCTCAGACGGGACACGATGAGGTGCATGGTGGGACGCGTGTATCGGCCCTGCTGGGAGGTCTGA